Genomic DNA from Schistosoma haematobium chromosome 1, whole genome shotgun sequence:
cattaccactgaacatagcacgtcgaggtagtcggtcgttgggcatacgtaacacgtgtcccagccatctcaactggtgaagtttcactacttcatcaattgatttgccatccttacctagtacccgtttcctaacaactgtgttacttactcgatggtcccatgatatacgagcaatatttcgaagacatctatgatcaaatactagtaacctacgaatatcctctactcttaccggccatgtttcactgccataaagtaggacgggacgaactgctgcacagtaaacacgtcctttggctgatagacggatatctcgcctacgccacagatgacgcaagttggcaaaagctagtcgagccttctgtatccgtgctgagatttcgtcacacaccaaaccacaagggctgatgagacttccaagataagtgaagcggtcgacacactcaactacttcactccctatcactagttcaggtgtcgatgtaacccaatcctgaagcaacattttgcatttcgagggagagaatcgcatcccgaacatgcttgcattgttgcttagagtggtcagaagactctgcattttgtcagcgtcttcaccaaataaaactatgtcatcagtatattccaagtcaacaagtgaacctcccggtacaaGTTGAACCCCTGGAAATtcagatgaggagagtgttatctctaaaagtacgtccatgacaaagttgaacaagaatggggagagtggacagccctgacgaacaccacttgaggtaatcaattctgatgacagttcgccataagctctcactctaccagttgtgttcgagtagagagcctttataaggttaatgtacttctttggtactcctttcagtgacaaacactgccatagaacctcacgatcaacagagtcgaatgccgccttaaggtcgagaaatactaccattgtggggcgtctgaatgtgtgtctgtgttctagaacctgacgtagtgtgaatatctggtctatacaaccacgtccaggtcgaaaactggcctggttttctctagtctgctcttcacgagctttgattaggcgtcgaagtattattgaagctaatattctagacactatattagtcaaactaattcctctgtgattgtcgcAAGAGGaattttgtcctttcttatagactggtaTAATCAGTggttgagaccagtcagatgggattacgtccagttcccaaattctacctaagacctcggttaatctcattgctaatactggaccaccatccttaaaaatctcaggagtaaacctgaaTGCTACAAGGAGAAAGGAATCATTAGACAACGAAAACATATTATTTTTCATGGAATCATATATCAAATGTACAGAATACGattaatgaaaatgatattttatcTTCATAGATATGTGTATTATTACTCACCTCAAATCGTACAATAGCAGCATCACCCGCTTTGATAAACCTGGGATAAATTTTCGTTTTTTCATTAGTCTTTTTGTCTAATAGACAGATGATCTTACGAATGGATACTTCTTTCATACATGTGTGAATATGTAGCACAGCCATAAACCCTGAAGAAATGATAGAGTCATACTGCATAATCAGTAGATGTGCATCAAATAGATTTGAAACCTGTAATACGCAAAAGATCAAATATACTGGTTTTCTAGGGTTTTAAATCTTTTTAGTATATATAGTGGAACAATTAAATACGTATTCCTATCTAAATCCATGGAGGTTAGTATTATAATTATATTACCGACATCGATGTGGTTTTTTGAACAATAAGTACCGTACCGTTTGGGAGAAAGAGCGTTTATAATAGAACAGTTCAGAAATGGTCTTTTAAGACTTTTTTTAAATCAGATACATGAGAAAGACCGATGTTAAGTGAAACAGTGATTCAGGCTATATCTTTGATAATCATCAAATAGTATATTAAGTGCACAGAGGAAGGTCTCCTAAAACGTTCACACATTAATGCAGATTGGACAATTGATAGGATTGGCTATGTTCCAGAATGAGTCGATAATTGGCCCAATCTTTGAAATGCTCCACGTCttttctgtaacaactatcggggatcaagtctacttccgattgcgtccaaactattggctccTATCGTACTTAGTAGGtcgttcaaaacccgagaaagattgactcaagAGGAGCAGGCCggttttcgttccggtcgaggatgtattgatcatatcttcaccctccgccaaatgttagaacaccgtcatacttatcaaaggccaacagtCGTAGTGtctcttgacatcagggctgccttcgattcgtttgataggactgttctctgagattgtctattgaagaaggatgtgcctgagaagtttattaacatcctaaaaccactatatacaaacacctcaggcagagtgagggcatacaaccatctctctccattgttccattcgagcagtggggttagacaaggttgcccaatctcaccattcctcttcaactttgccatcgatgacattctggaaacagctctgatggatgtaagtaataccggtgtggatctgttgtctagagaaagacttctcggCCTTcaatatgcggatgatattgtcttactgtgcgataatgcccaagccatgcaatccgcacttaatcagttggcaatcagtgtccataggtatggtatgtgctttgcaccttcgaagtgcaaagtacttctacaagactggcaggattctaatcctgtattCACCCTGGAttgtgagcagatagaagtagtcgagaagttcgtgtatctgggtagctgcataagtgctggtggtggcgtgagtgatgaggtcattgcatgtatagtgaaagccgGAGCGGCTTATGctaatctgggccatctttggcgccttcgtgatgttagtctggctgtaaaagttcggatctacagcgcgtcggtgagagcagtttcgccccatgcttgtgaaacctggcctctccgagttgaggacgttagacgactctctgtcttcgatcatcgttgtctccgaaggattgccgacatccagtggcaacaccatgttagtaatgcagaggttcggtatcgtgtgttcgggcacagagacgataatacaattggtgtcaccatcttgaaacaccgacttcggtggcttggacatgttctacaaatgtcgtcccagagaattccacgtcgtgcattatttgccgacgctaggactggttggaaaaagcggagaggtggtcagtgtatgacat
This window encodes:
- the GSPT1_1 gene encoding Eukaryotic peptide chain release factor GTP-binding subunit ERF3A (EggNog:ENOG410V584~COG:J), which gives rise to MQYDSIISSGFMAVLHIHTCMKEVSIRKIICLLDKKTNEKTKIYPRFIKAGDAAIVRFEVLGGPICLETFQNFPPLGRFTLRDKGETIAIGKVVKILNPSDQ